Proteins from one Desulfonema limicola genomic window:
- a CDS encoding substrate-binding periplasmic protein — translation MQKNFQKKFVCLAALITVFLFTNVYAETILVYGNVDKPPKQWTEKDGTLKGIWIDIMKAVNSEVKDIQFKIDLQPWKRAYKGGTEGKNALMGLFYNEERGKIFEYSDPVLEEQVVIAVKKGNEFKFENLEDLKGKTIGIYATTSYGIDWEKAVDSGVINVQEDYDNAQRLVRIAAGKLDGGVFNPGAAAVKMFCRQKEELDFNMFSILENPVLSRNSYFVIAKSLNRKDIIEKFNNGLKAVKASGKYQEIIDSYLK, via the coding sequence ATGCAGAAAAATTTTCAAAAGAAATTTGTTTGTTTAGCAGCATTAATTACAGTTTTTCTTTTTACTAATGTATATGCAGAAACAATCCTTGTTTATGGTAATGTTGATAAACCCCCAAAGCAGTGGACAGAAAAAGACGGAACCTTGAAAGGCATCTGGATTGATATTATGAAAGCTGTTAATTCAGAAGTAAAAGACATACAATTCAAGATTGACTTGCAGCCCTGGAAAAGAGCATATAAGGGAGGTACCGAGGGTAAAAATGCCCTGATGGGACTATTTTATAATGAGGAGCGGGGAAAAATATTTGAATACTCTGATCCAGTATTAGAGGAACAGGTTGTTATTGCTGTAAAAAAAGGTAATGAATTCAAGTTTGAAAATCTTGAAGATTTAAAAGGCAAAACAATTGGTATTTATGCAACAACCAGCTATGGTATTGATTGGGAAAAGGCAGTGGACAGCGGGGTGATCAATGTTCAAGAAGATTATGATAATGCACAGCGTTTAGTAAGAATAGCTGCTGGAAAACTGGATGGAGGTGTTTTCAATCCCGGGGCTGCTGCTGTTAAAATGTTTTGCCGGCAGAAAGAGGAGCTTGATTTTAATATGTTTTCAATCCTGGAAAATCCTGTTTTATCACGAAATTCATATTTTGTTATTGCTAAAAGCCTGAACAGAAAAGATATTATTGAAAAATTTAACAACGGCCTGAAAGCAGTTAAAGCCTCGGGCAAATACCAGGAAATTATAGATAGTTATTTAAAATAA
- a CDS encoding glycosyltransferase family 4 protein, with protein MNKFKKLKILHLLSQRPDSTGSGIYIQAMIRESEAWGHENFLVAGVQADHCTETFCLTQDRHFFVNFNAGGLLYNIPGMSDVMPYKSSRFCDLSEKQIEEYENAFSKTLKKAVERFEPDIIHSHHLWIVTSLAKRLFPEIPLITSCHGSDLRQFQNCLHLRKKVLSGCSQIDFVIALSKIQKKEIIRLYDLCSEKIIVAGAGYNDRLFHVSTKPAPYPVQMVYAGKLSNAKGLPWFLRALGTISSPAWQLHLIGSGTGHEKENCLNLAHKLGNRVVIHGPLSQENLAEIMRQSHILVLPSFYEGLPLVILEGLASGCRIAATMLPGTKEILEDFNADFISLIKIPRLRFIDQPYEEDEKLFEENIRDAVLHQINETLRCPQIDLSSVQDKIDSFTWTGIFKKVQDVYYKAASAS; from the coding sequence ATGAATAAATTCAAGAAATTAAAAATACTTCACCTGCTTAGTCAAAGACCTGATTCAACAGGAAGCGGTATTTATATCCAGGCCATGATCCGGGAATCTGAAGCCTGGGGACATGAAAATTTTCTTGTTGCCGGGGTTCAGGCTGACCACTGCACTGAAACCTTCTGCCTTACTCAGGACAGGCATTTTTTTGTGAATTTCAATGCAGGAGGGCTATTATATAATATTCCGGGCATGAGTGATGTTATGCCTTATAAAAGCAGCAGGTTCTGCGATCTTTCTGAAAAACAGATTGAAGAATACGAAAATGCTTTTTCTAAAACGCTTAAAAAAGCTGTGGAAAGATTTGAACCTGATATTATTCATTCCCATCATCTTTGGATTGTAACATCTCTTGCCAAAAGGCTTTTTCCTGAGATTCCATTAATAACAAGCTGTCACGGCTCAGATCTGCGTCAGTTCCAGAACTGTCTCCATCTTCGAAAAAAGGTTTTAAGCGGATGCAGCCAGATTGATTTTGTAATTGCCTTGAGCAAGATTCAAAAAAAAGAAATAATCCGCCTCTATGATCTGTGTTCTGAAAAAATTATTGTTGCAGGTGCAGGTTATAATGACAGGCTTTTTCATGTCAGTACAAAACCTGCTCCATATCCTGTTCAAATGGTGTATGCCGGTAAACTGAGCAATGCCAAAGGTTTGCCCTGGTTTTTACGTGCATTGGGAACAATATCTTCCCCTGCATGGCAGTTACACCTTATCGGAAGCGGCACCGGACATGAAAAGGAAAACTGCCTGAATCTGGCACATAAACTTGGAAACAGGGTTGTGATTCACGGTCCGCTTTCTCAGGAAAATCTGGCTGAAATAATGAGACAGTCCCATATCCTTGTGCTGCCTTCTTTTTATGAAGGTCTGCCCCTTGTTATCCTGGAAGGTCTGGCAAGCGGATGCAGGATTGCTGCAACAATGCTTCCAGGTACAAAAGAAATCCTGGAGGATTTTAATGCGGATTTCATAAGCCTGATAAAAATTCCCCGTCTTAGATTTATAGATCAGCCATATGAAGAAGATGAAAAACTTTTTGAGGAAAACATCAGGGATGCGGTTTTACATCAGATTAATGAAACACTCCGATGTCCCCAGATTGATCTTTCATCTGTTCAAGATAAAATTGATTCTTTTACCTGGACAGGAATATTTAAAAAGGTTCAAGATGTTTATTATAAAGCTGCCAGTGCTAGCTGA
- a CDS encoding antitoxin AF2212-like protein — protein sequence MNQMIQVKYEDNVFKPINPLKGLKKNETAWVIFCSHSNKKHLEDLIGTLTKDEAEAEEMYQLIDKEFSRIEGEW from the coding sequence ATGAATCAGATGATACAAGTAAAATACGAAGATAATGTATTTAAACCGATTAATCCATTGAAAGGTTTAAAAAAAAATGAAACTGCATGGGTTATTTTCTGCTCACATTCAAATAAAAAGCATCTGGAAGACTTGATTGGAACATTGACAAAAGATGAAGCTGAAGCTGAAGAAATGTATCAATTAATAGATAAGGAGTTTTCAAGAATTGAAGGCGAATGGTAA
- a CDS encoding transposase → MPELLGIANQLPTAGIMTLEEMGQFIEAHTSGQFFKLNSSPKHPLHLQDEELRIIDKILSYDGYTPAMRELFPHNYLRAELLKAIKHPEISYRKFCGDDKNYKGHKQTSDYIGMGNNQNRAFIGLPLNRNQTLSHVQLCQFRNSLSFKQMVNLTVYILYLFMQTGLLSDKNLHCVDSTELAVERQELLASITVKGRKIKIYDDLDCDCGHRRTKRDKSVYVVGYRMHTLTAINAETGQSFPLLSLMAPANHHDSLFLSPLVNLGKAIGLDIKLITADEAYHDKDGTIFEKKVHLVTPPSSNVSLPENFDKETLQVRLDDLCDIPMDYVGIETEGHEFKCGASSGECPRSAICPQFRHIPFDNGYFQRIIYGSDAVKKALEIRKNGERPFNLLKKREGLEFVSNIIFNFKK, encoded by the coding sequence GTGCCTGAACTATTGGGTATAGCAAATCAGCTGCCCACAGCCGGAATAATGACTCTTGAGGAAATGGGTCAATTTATTGAAGCGCATACCAGCGGCCAATTCTTCAAACTGAATTCTTCCCCAAAGCATCCTCTGCATCTTCAGGATGAAGAACTTAGAATCATTGACAAGATTCTGTCATATGATGGTTATACGCCGGCCATGCGTGAGCTGTTTCCCCATAATTATCTCCGGGCTGAATTGCTGAAAGCAATCAAGCATCCTGAAATAAGCTATCGCAAATTCTGTGGAGATGATAAAAATTATAAAGGACATAAGCAGACCAGTGATTATATCGGAATGGGTAACAATCAGAACCGGGCTTTTATTGGATTGCCTCTGAACAGGAATCAAACTCTAAGCCATGTTCAACTATGTCAGTTCAGGAACAGCCTGTCCTTTAAACAAATGGTCAACTTAACGGTTTATATCCTTTATTTGTTCATGCAGACCGGTTTGTTGAGCGATAAAAATCTGCATTGTGTTGATTCAACCGAATTGGCAGTTGAACGCCAGGAATTATTGGCTTCAATAACTGTCAAAGGCCGCAAGATCAAAATCTATGATGATCTTGATTGTGACTGTGGGCATCGCCGGACCAAAAGGGATAAATCGGTATATGTTGTCGGTTACAGAATGCATACGTTAACCGCTATCAATGCTGAAACAGGCCAGAGTTTTCCGTTGTTATCTCTGATGGCACCGGCTAATCACCATGACAGTCTTTTTCTTTCACCTTTGGTAAATCTGGGTAAAGCAATAGGTTTGGATATAAAACTGATAACCGCTGACGAAGCATACCATGATAAAGACGGAACTATATTTGAAAAGAAAGTTCACCTGGTAACTCCTCCAAGTTCCAATGTTTCCCTTCCTGAAAATTTTGATAAAGAAACATTGCAGGTTAGACTTGATGATTTATGTGATATTCCAATGGATTATGTAGGAATTGAAACAGAAGGCCATGAATTTAAGTGCGGGGCTTCTTCCGGTGAATGTCCCCGGTCTGCAATCTGTCCTCAATTTCGTCATATTCCGTTTGACAACGGTTATTTTCAAAGAATTATTTACGGCAGCGATGCTGTAAAAAAGGCTTTGGAAATAAGGAAAAACGGGGAACGCCCTTTCAATCTATTAAAAAAACGTGAAGGTCTTGAATTCGTTTCTAACATCATCTTTAATTTCAAAAAATAA
- a CDS encoding DUF4143 domain-containing protein, producing the protein MLAYMGHFFAKYASTAPHKYLKDVFLSVPRLTGSQCKYSHINPHVQSRDLKNALNLLTEARCLHQVFHSSGMDIPLESQVNPKKFKLLFLDVGLMQRALGLDSQLMLEKDIMTILTTAIKGVPN; encoded by the coding sequence ATGTTAGCATACATGGGTCATTTTTTTGCAAAATATGCTTCAACAGCACCGCATAAATACCTGAAAGATGTTTTCCTGTCAGTGCCTCGTCTGACAGGTTCTCAATGTAAATATTCTCATATAAATCCCCATGTACAGTCCCGCGATCTTAAAAATGCCCTGAATCTTTTAACAGAGGCCCGATGTCTGCATCAGGTTTTTCATTCAAGCGGTATGGATATTCCTCTGGAATCACAGGTAAATCCAAAAAAATTCAAATTGTTGTTTCTTGATGTGGGCCTGATGCAGAGAGCCCTCGGGCTTGACAGCCAATTAATGCTTGAAAAAGATATTATGACTATACTGACCACCGCCATAAAAGGAGTGCCAAACTGA